A window of the Pseudomonas oryzicola genome harbors these coding sequences:
- a CDS encoding TerB family tellurite resistance protein, translating to MWWPSTVIGAGAGFAVASIPGALLGALLGQFIDRRLRLQGWEDLRERLGGRPALQDDELLFVMLGRLAKCDGRVAEQHIQQARQEMVRLDLAEEARLRAIAAFNRGKAGKDRLGGHLRRIRQQPHAAEGTLRACWRMVWADGKMGNKERELLLEWGHKLGLSRRQVQAMSLEYEPRRAAGAREVPMTYAAALKLLAVEADTEGDKIKQAYRRLVSRHHPDKLAGTGASEAQLREATERTRELHQAYALIRKRRGL from the coding sequence ATGTGGTGGCCAAGCACGGTGATTGGCGCCGGTGCCGGCTTTGCCGTTGCCAGCATCCCCGGTGCCTTGCTCGGCGCATTGCTCGGTCAGTTCATTGACCGCCGCCTGCGTTTGCAGGGCTGGGAAGACCTGCGCGAACGCCTGGGCGGGCGCCCGGCCTTGCAGGATGACGAGTTGCTGTTCGTGATGCTCGGCCGCCTGGCCAAGTGCGATGGCCGGGTGGCCGAGCAGCATATTCAGCAGGCGCGTCAGGAAATGGTGCGCCTGGACCTGGCCGAAGAAGCCCGGCTGCGTGCGATTGCCGCGTTCAACCGCGGCAAGGCGGGCAAGGACCGGCTGGGTGGGCACTTGCGGCGTATCCGGCAACAGCCACATGCGGCGGAAGGCACCCTGCGTGCCTGTTGGCGCATGGTCTGGGCTGACGGCAAGATGGGCAACAAGGAGCGCGAGTTGCTGCTGGAGTGGGGGCACAAACTGGGCCTGAGCCGGCGACAGGTCCAGGCCATGTCGCTGGAGTACGAGCCGCGCAGGGCTGCCGGTGCCCGCGAGGTACCCATGACCTACGCGGCCGCGCTGAAGCTGCTGGCAGTCGAGGCAGACACCGAGGGCGACAAGATCAAGCAGGCCTATCGTCGGCTGGTCAGCCGCCATCATCCGGACAAGCTGGCGGGCACGGGGGCGAGCGAGGCACAGCTGCGTGAAGCGACCGAGCGTACGCGGGAGTTGCACCAGGCCTATGCCTTGATCCGCAAGCGACGCGGCCTGTAA
- a CDS encoding alpha/beta hydrolase family protein, giving the protein MSTLYRTTLAMCCLASFLPLGVFAADAEQPPVTSEAPAAPAPRPPLLERSQEDAQALERLVPKAEQQTLQGGADSFLALWKPANDSDPQGAVIIVPGAGETADWPTAVGPLRRKFPDVGWHSLSISLPDLLADSPQARVEAKPAAKPAPEQGESAPAKDLPADANANVAQATAADADTAESTDAEQASEQTDPADAARIFARLDAAVAFAQQHNARSIVLIGHGSGAYWAARYLSEMQPPQVQKLVLVAAQTPARVEHDLESLVPTLRVPTADIYYATRSADRNAAAQRLQASKRQKDSQYRQLSLIAMPGNKAAEQEQLFRRVRGWMSL; this is encoded by the coding sequence ATGTCCACACTTTATCGCACGACGCTGGCAATGTGCTGCCTGGCCTCGTTCCTTCCACTAGGCGTCTTTGCCGCCGATGCCGAACAACCACCTGTCACCAGCGAAGCCCCGGCTGCCCCTGCCCCGCGCCCGCCGTTGCTGGAGCGTAGCCAGGAGGACGCCCAGGCGCTCGAACGGCTGGTGCCCAAGGCCGAGCAGCAGACGCTGCAAGGCGGTGCCGACAGCTTCCTGGCGCTGTGGAAACCGGCCAACGACAGCGACCCGCAGGGCGCCGTCATCATCGTGCCCGGCGCCGGCGAAACGGCCGATTGGCCAACCGCGGTCGGCCCGCTGCGGCGCAAGTTCCCCGATGTCGGCTGGCACAGCCTGAGCATCAGCCTGCCCGACCTGCTCGCCGACAGCCCACAGGCGCGGGTCGAAGCCAAGCCAGCTGCCAAGCCAGCGCCAGAGCAGGGCGAAAGCGCCCCGGCCAAGGACCTGCCGGCCGATGCCAACGCCAACGTCGCCCAAGCCACCGCGGCCGATGCCGACACTGCAGAAAGCACTGATGCCGAACAGGCCAGCGAGCAAACCGACCCGGCCGATGCCGCGCGCATCTTCGCGCGCCTGGACGCTGCTGTGGCGTTTGCGCAGCAGCATAACGCCCGCAGCATCGTGTTGATCGGCCATGGCAGCGGCGCGTATTGGGCGGCCCGCTACCTCAGCGAGATGCAGCCACCGCAGGTGCAAAAACTGGTGCTGGTGGCTGCGCAGACACCGGCGCGGGTGGAGCATGACCTGGAAAGCCTGGTCCCCACCCTGAGAGTGCCCACTGCCGATATCTACTACGCCACCCGCAGCGCTGACCGCAATGCGGCCGCGCAGCGCCTGCAGGCCAGCAAGCGGCAGAAGGACAGCCAGTACCGGCAGTTGTCGCTGATTGCCATGCCGGGGAACAAGGCGGCAGAACAAGAGCAGCTGTTCCGCCGGGTGCGGGGGTGGATGAGTCTGTAG
- the murU gene encoding N-acetylmuramate alpha-1-phosphate uridylyltransferase MurU, whose protein sequence is MKAMILAAGKGERMRPLTLHTPKPLLPVAGQPLIEYHLRALAAAGVSEVVINHAWLGQQIEDHLGDGSRFGLSIRYSPEGEPLETGGGIFKALPLLGDAPFLLVNGDVWTDYDFTHLQAPLQGLAHLVLVDNPGHHGRGDFRLVGGQVVDGDDAPGTLTFSGLSILHPALFEGCQPGAFKLAPLLRQAMAAGQVSGEHYRGHWVDVGTLERLAEAERLIGERA, encoded by the coding sequence ATGAAGGCAATGATCCTGGCGGCGGGGAAGGGTGAGCGTATGCGCCCGCTGACCCTGCATACACCCAAACCGTTGCTCCCGGTCGCGGGCCAGCCCCTGATCGAGTATCACTTGCGCGCCCTGGCGGCGGCGGGCGTCAGCGAGGTGGTGATCAACCATGCCTGGCTTGGCCAGCAGATCGAAGACCACCTGGGTGATGGCAGTCGCTTCGGCCTGAGCATCCGCTATTCGCCCGAAGGCGAGCCGCTGGAAACCGGCGGTGGCATCTTCAAGGCCTTGCCACTGCTGGGCGACGCGCCGTTCCTGCTGGTGAACGGCGATGTCTGGACCGACTATGACTTCACGCACCTGCAGGCTCCCTTGCAGGGCCTGGCTCACCTGGTCCTGGTTGATAATCCGGGCCACCATGGCCGCGGCGACTTCCGCCTGGTGGGCGGGCAGGTAGTGGATGGTGACGACGCGCCTGGTACGCTGACTTTCAGTGGCCTTTCGATATTGCACCCGGCGCTGTTCGAGGGCTGCCAACCGGGTGCCTTCAAGCTTGCACCGCTACTGCGCCAGGCCATGGCGGCAGGGCAGGTGAGTGGCGAACACTACCGTGGGCACTGGGTGGATGTCGGTACCCTCGAGCGCCTGGCCGAGGCCGAGCGCCTGATCGGCGAGCGTGCCTGA
- a CDS encoding LPS-assembly protein LptD, with translation MALKSPAFRRKFPLLVTGGLLALQPLATSYVVAAEQFDCQVSASGGWDCKPKTPVNNLPPRPVHEGAAVSTGTEAASEGETADRPMLVTEAKGRALKSRSEDYSHLDWVPREKLTAAQLAETGPYCGGAYIEPTRPGMADTTPKDESPTYINAKVSKYQQEQQIATLAGDVVMRQGSMQAEADEANLYQTENRGELKGNVKIRDNGSLVVGDEAQIQLDTGEAQVDNAEYVMHTSHIRGSALYAKRSENAIIRLKDGTYTTCEPGSNAWQLKGNNITLNPATGFGTATNVTLRVKDFPVFYTPYIYFPIDDRRQSGFLPPSFSSTSDTGFMLVTPYYFNLAPNYDATLYPRYMTKRGLLMEGEFRYLTPSSEGQFGGAYLNDKNDDRKDQTDYQEQRWMVNWQHKGGLDERLMTEVDYTDISDPFYFQDLETDQIGVETQDLLNQQGALTYRGDSYTARLNVHAYEMATISKITPYDRLPQITFNGKLPYEPGGLNIAYETEAVRFERDLKDDFVFDKDGNPDFSAGAAGRRLDQNVSGIARANGNRFNVAPSISLPMEASYGFLTPKLKYAYTHYDLDLDSQGKTQAIAQSANPAYGSYNSSLNRDIPIFSVDSGLYFDRNTSLFGSNYKQTLEPRMYYLYVPYEDQKDIPLFDSGETLFSYDSLFRDNRFSGTDRIGDENKLSLGVTTRWIEDNGFERQNFSIGQAYYFKDRKVQLPGINYKERTDAQSDVSPYALMYNYFFNRDWRFNSDFNWDPDSRSTRSGSAMFHYQPEDNPNKVVNLGYRYRNDTISYDSTTGTWKVGGGDYGVPGSPNYIKDYYKIQQHDFSVIWPIVPQWSVIARWQHDYNRNRTLEAMGGFEYDNCCWKLRLINRYWLDYDDFSQALPANEKGDHGIFLQIVLKGLGGVVGNKVESFLDQGIQGYREREDQAY, from the coding sequence ATGGCATTGAAATCCCCCGCGTTTCGTAGAAAGTTTCCGTTGCTGGTAACCGGCGGTCTGCTGGCCCTGCAACCTCTGGCCACGTCGTACGTGGTGGCAGCCGAACAGTTCGACTGCCAAGTGTCCGCCTCCGGTGGTTGGGACTGCAAGCCCAAGACCCCAGTCAACAACCTGCCGCCGCGCCCGGTGCATGAGGGTGCTGCAGTCAGCACCGGTACCGAAGCCGCGAGCGAAGGCGAAACGGCGGACCGCCCGATGCTGGTCACCGAGGCCAAGGGCCGCGCCCTGAAGTCGCGCAGCGAAGACTACAGCCACCTGGACTGGGTACCGCGAGAAAAGCTCACTGCCGCGCAGCTGGCCGAGACCGGCCCGTACTGTGGTGGTGCGTACATCGAGCCAACCCGCCCGGGCATGGCCGACACCACGCCGAAGGACGAGTCGCCAACCTACATCAACGCCAAGGTATCCAAGTACCAGCAGGAGCAGCAGATCGCTACCCTCGCCGGTGACGTGGTGATGCGCCAGGGCAGCATGCAGGCCGAGGCCGACGAGGCCAACCTCTATCAGACCGAAAACCGTGGCGAGCTCAAGGGCAACGTCAAGATCCGTGACAACGGTTCGCTGGTGGTCGGTGACGAGGCGCAGATCCAGCTCGACACCGGCGAGGCCCAGGTCGACAACGCCGAATACGTGATGCACACGTCGCACATCCGCGGCAGCGCCCTGTATGCCAAGCGTAGCGAAAACGCCATCATCCGCCTCAAGGACGGTACGTACACCACCTGCGAACCGGGCAGCAACGCCTGGCAGTTGAAGGGCAACAACATCACCCTGAACCCGGCCACCGGTTTCGGTACCGCGACCAACGTCACGCTGCGGGTCAAGGATTTCCCGGTGTTCTACACACCGTACATCTATTTCCCGATCGACGACCGTCGCCAGTCCGGCTTCCTGCCGCCATCGTTCAGCAGCACCAGCGACACCGGCTTCATGCTGGTCACGCCGTACTACTTCAACCTGGCACCGAACTACGACGCCACGTTGTACCCGCGCTACATGACCAAGCGTGGCCTGCTGATGGAAGGCGAGTTCCGCTACCTGACGCCTTCCAGCGAAGGCCAGTTCGGTGGTGCTTACCTCAACGACAAGAACGACGACCGCAAAGACCAGACTGACTACCAAGAACAGCGCTGGATGGTCAACTGGCAGCACAAGGGCGGGCTGGATGAGCGCCTGATGACCGAGGTGGACTACACCGACATCAGCGACCCGTTCTACTTCCAGGACCTGGAAACCGACCAGATTGGCGTCGAAACCCAGGACCTGCTGAACCAGCAGGGCGCTCTGACCTACCGCGGCGACAGCTACACCGCGCGGCTGAACGTGCATGCCTACGAGATGGCGACCATTTCGAAGATCACCCCGTATGATCGCCTGCCGCAGATTACCTTCAACGGTAAGCTGCCGTACGAACCGGGTGGGCTTAATATTGCCTACGAAACCGAGGCAGTCCGTTTTGAGCGCGACCTGAAAGACGACTTCGTATTCGATAAAGACGGCAACCCCGACTTCTCCGCCGGTGCAGCAGGCCGCCGCCTGGACCAGAACGTCAGCGGTATTGCCCGTGCCAACGGCAACCGTTTCAATGTCGCACCGTCGATCAGCCTGCCGATGGAAGCCAGCTACGGCTTCCTGACCCCCAAGCTGAAGTATGCATACACCCACTACGACCTGGATCTGGACAGCCAAGGCAAAACCCAGGCAATCGCGCAGTCGGCCAACCCGGCGTACGGCAGCTACAACAGCTCGCTGAACCGCGATATCCCGATCTTCAGCGTGGACAGCGGGCTTTACTTCGACCGCAATACGTCGTTGTTCGGCTCCAACTACAAGCAAACCCTTGAACCGCGCATGTACTACCTTTACGTCCCGTACGAGGACCAGAAGGACATCCCGCTGTTCGACTCGGGTGAAACCCTGTTCAGCTACGACTCGCTGTTCCGCGACAACCGCTTCAGCGGCACCGACCGCATCGGTGACGAGAACAAGCTGTCGCTGGGCGTGACCACCCGCTGGATCGAGGACAATGGCTTCGAACGCCAGAACTTCAGCATCGGCCAGGCGTACTACTTCAAGGACCGCAAGGTCCAGCTGCCGGGCATCAACTACAAGGAACGCACAGACGCGCAGTCCGACGTATCCCCGTACGCGCTGATGTACAACTACTTCTTCAACCGCGACTGGCGCTTCAATTCGGACTTCAACTGGGACCCGGACAGCCGCAGCACCCGCTCGGGCAGCGCGATGTTCCACTACCAGCCTGAAGACAACCCGAACAAGGTGGTCAACCTCGGTTATCGCTACCGTAACGACACCATCTCCTACGACTCCACGACCGGCACCTGGAAAGTGGGCGGTGGCGACTACGGCGTACCGGGTAGCCCGAACTACATCAAGGACTACTACAAGATCCAGCAGCATGACTTCTCGGTCATCTGGCCGATCGTTCCGCAGTGGAGCGTCATCGCGCGCTGGCAGCATGACTACAATCGCAACCGCACCCTGGAAGCAATGGGCGGTTTCGAGTACGACAACTGCTGCTGGAAGCTGCGCCTGATCAACCGTTACTGGCTCGACTACGACGACTTCAGCCAGGCTCTTCCGGCGAACGAAAAAGGCGACCATGGCATCTTCCTTCAGATCGTCCTGAAGGGCCTCGGTGGTGTAGTCGGCAACAAGGTCGAATCTTTCCTCGACCAAGGCATTCAAGGTTACCGTGAACGTGAAGACCAAGCTTATTGA
- a CDS encoding aminoglycoside phosphotransferase family protein, translating to MPEHDVRLQQLTVWLDEQLNDLFRKNAWGEVPAGSLTAASSDASFRRYFRWQGAGHSFVIMDAPPPQENCRPFVAIDHLLASADVHVPLIHAQDLERGFLLLGDLGHQTYLDIIDADNADGLFADAIDALLAFQRLPMDAPLPSYDDALLRREVELFPEWYVGRELGLAFSDAQQTTWQRVSQLLIDSALAQPRVLVHRDYMPRNLMQSTPNPGVLDFQDAVYGPVTYDITCLFKDAFISWPQARVEGWLRDYWQQARAAGIPVQADFEAFQRASDLMGVQRHLKVIGIFARICHRDGKPRYLGDVPRFFAYIEEVIGRRPELAELGELIAELQAGARA from the coding sequence ATGCCTGAACACGATGTACGCCTGCAACAACTGACGGTCTGGCTCGATGAGCAGCTCAATGATCTTTTCCGGAAAAACGCCTGGGGCGAAGTGCCCGCAGGCAGTCTGACCGCGGCCAGCAGCGACGCCAGCTTCCGTCGTTATTTCCGTTGGCAGGGCGCTGGGCACAGCTTCGTGATCATGGATGCGCCCCCGCCACAGGAGAACTGCCGACCGTTCGTCGCCATTGACCATCTGCTGGCCAGCGCCGACGTGCATGTACCGCTGATCCACGCCCAGGACCTGGAACGCGGCTTCCTGCTGCTGGGCGACTTGGGCCACCAGACCTACCTCGACATCATCGATGCCGACAACGCCGACGGCTTGTTTGCCGATGCCATCGACGCCCTGCTGGCCTTCCAGCGCCTGCCGATGGACGCGCCGCTGCCCAGCTACGACGACGCCCTGTTGCGCCGCGAAGTCGAACTGTTCCCCGAATGGTACGTGGGGCGTGAGCTTGGCCTGGCCTTCAGCGATGCCCAGCAAACCACCTGGCAGCGTGTCAGCCAGCTGCTGATCGACAGCGCCCTGGCCCAGCCCAGGGTGCTGGTGCACCGCGACTACATGCCGCGCAACCTGATGCAGAGCACGCCCAACCCCGGTGTGCTGGACTTCCAGGATGCGGTCTATGGCCCGGTCACCTACGACATCACCTGCCTGTTCAAGGACGCCTTCATCAGCTGGCCACAGGCACGGGTCGAAGGCTGGCTGCGTGACTACTGGCAGCAGGCACGGGCTGCCGGTATTCCGGTGCAGGCCGATTTCGAGGCATTCCAGCGCGCCAGCGACCTGATGGGTGTGCAGCGCCACCTGAAGGTGATCGGCATCTTTGCCCGTATCTGCCACCGCGATGGCAAACCACGCTACCTGGGCGACGTGCCGCGTTTCTTCGCCTATATAGAAGAGGTGATCGGTCGCCGGCCCGAATTGGCGGAGCTGGGCGAACTGATTGCCGAGTTGCAGGCCGGAGCGCGTGCATGA
- a CDS encoding PAS domain-containing sensor histidine kinase — MKRLRRLLVIGCLWLPLIALAKSEALPSVVLEPAQQQWLDTHRSLRVGLVLQAPYAQFDRRLQQLYGANVELVSSLAQALHLDLTWRNFADQASLEHALQAGEIDFAPGLTQTPMSLRLWLFSDPYMRVPQLVVGPRTGAMAVELEKLEAEQRVAVRMPSQLADYLRANYNNLNLQGVPNEREALQLVVGGQASFAVLDEAQLSRLSRESEFGELAVVGDIGLPQLLRIGSRRDWPLLADVLERGLQALPAKELEQLHRRWLQPKYPRLSESTGFWQNLALLSGMLLLCALATLVWQRRQQRQLERSLLATRESLAERQVREEALRLSQFAIDQSTVGILWVNWDSHVRYANHAAERMLGYGEGELLERPLSTFEPNLTMDRWLDLWKGARTGEGGVGQFETQCRRADQSLLPVELSLSFLRFRDSEYLVVYLADVTERHRALAALRESEARLKGIAGNVPGLVFRLERDPAEGDLEFPYISEGSEALVGYTPSEIQHPQMGLRNLVHPDDRADYHRVQDLALASDQDWSWQGRILTRQGEQRWADIKASTRRLADGRVVWDGVVWDITQGKRAELALARSQEQLRELSAHLESVREEEKARIAREVHDELGQMLTVLKLEVSMCELAFAELDPGLHERLDSMKRLIAQLFQLVRDVATALRPPILDAGIASAIEWQARRFEARTQIPCLVQVPDNLPALSDAKATGLFRILQEALTNVMRHAQAHSVEIELVHEHGQLRLTVSDDGQGFCRNQPRPASFGLVGVRERVLMLGGSMALDSEPGEGTSLSVAIPLK; from the coding sequence ATGAAGCGATTGCGTCGCCTGTTGGTTATCGGCTGTTTATGGCTGCCCTTGATTGCATTGGCCAAGTCCGAGGCGCTGCCATCGGTAGTGCTGGAGCCTGCGCAGCAGCAATGGCTGGACACGCATCGCAGCCTGCGCGTGGGCTTGGTGCTGCAGGCACCCTACGCGCAGTTCGACCGGCGTCTGCAACAACTGTATGGGGCCAATGTGGAGTTGGTCAGCAGCCTCGCGCAGGCGCTGCACCTGGACCTGACCTGGCGCAATTTCGCTGACCAGGCCAGCCTTGAGCACGCCCTGCAGGCGGGTGAGATCGACTTTGCCCCGGGCCTGACCCAGACCCCGATGAGCTTGCGCCTGTGGCTGTTCAGCGACCCGTACATGCGTGTACCGCAACTGGTGGTGGGGCCGCGTACCGGGGCGATGGCCGTAGAGCTGGAAAAACTCGAAGCCGAGCAGCGTGTGGCGGTACGCATGCCCAGCCAGCTGGCGGACTACCTGCGCGCCAACTACAACAACCTCAACCTGCAAGGGGTGCCCAACGAGCGCGAGGCGTTGCAGTTGGTAGTGGGCGGCCAGGCCAGTTTCGCGGTGCTGGATGAAGCCCAGCTCAGCCGGCTTTCACGGGAAAGCGAGTTCGGCGAGCTGGCGGTGGTTGGTGACATCGGCTTGCCGCAGTTGCTACGCATCGGTTCGCGGCGCGACTGGCCGCTGCTGGCGGATGTGCTTGAGCGTGGCCTGCAGGCGCTGCCAGCCAAGGAGCTGGAGCAACTGCACCGGCGTTGGCTGCAACCGAAGTACCCGCGCCTTAGCGAGTCGACCGGTTTCTGGCAGAACCTCGCCTTGCTGTCCGGCATGTTGCTGCTGTGCGCGCTGGCTACGCTGGTGTGGCAGCGCCGACAGCAGCGCCAGCTCGAGCGCAGCCTGCTGGCCACGCGCGAGAGCCTGGCAGAGCGGCAGGTGCGCGAGGAAGCACTGCGCCTGAGCCAGTTCGCCATCGACCAGAGCACGGTGGGCATCCTCTGGGTCAACTGGGACAGCCATGTACGCTACGCCAACCACGCCGCCGAACGCATGCTGGGCTACGGCGAAGGCGAGCTGCTGGAGCGGCCGTTGAGCACCTTCGAGCCCAACCTGACCATGGACCGCTGGCTGGATCTATGGAAAGGCGCGCGCACCGGGGAGGGCGGTGTCGGCCAGTTCGAGACGCAATGCCGGCGGGCCGACCAGAGCCTGCTGCCGGTGGAGCTGTCGCTGAGTTTCCTGCGCTTTCGGGATTCCGAGTACCTGGTGGTCTACCTCGCCGATGTCACCGAGCGCCACCGCGCCCTGGCGGCCCTGCGGGAAAGCGAGGCGCGGCTCAAGGGGATTGCCGGCAACGTGCCGGGGCTGGTGTTCCGCCTGGAGCGCGATCCGGCCGAGGGCGACCTGGAGTTCCCTTACATCAGCGAGGGCAGCGAGGCGTTGGTGGGCTATACGCCCAGCGAGATCCAGCACCCGCAGATGGGCTTGCGCAACCTGGTGCACCCTGACGACCGTGCCGATTACCACCGGGTCCAGGACCTGGCCCTGGCCAGCGACCAGGACTGGTCCTGGCAGGGGCGTATCCTTACCCGCCAGGGCGAACAGCGCTGGGCCGACATCAAGGCCAGTACCCGGCGCCTGGCCGATGGCCGGGTGGTGTGGGACGGCGTGGTGTGGGACATCACCCAGGGCAAGCGGGCCGAGTTGGCGCTGGCCAGGTCCCAGGAGCAATTGCGCGAATTGTCGGCTCACCTGGAGAGTGTGCGTGAGGAGGAAAAGGCCCGCATCGCCCGCGAAGTGCACGATGAGCTGGGGCAGATGCTGACCGTGCTCAAGCTGGAAGTGTCGATGTGCGAGCTGGCCTTTGCCGAGCTGGACCCGGGCCTGCACGAGCGCCTGGATAGCATGAAGCGCCTGATCGCCCAGCTGTTCCAGCTGGTGCGCGATGTGGCCACCGCCTTGCGCCCCCCTATCCTCGATGCTGGCATTGCCTCGGCCATCGAGTGGCAGGCGCGGCGCTTCGAGGCGCGCACGCAGATCCCCTGCCTGGTACAAGTACCGGATAATCTGCCAGCATTGAGTGATGCCAAGGCCACTGGCCTGTTTCGTATTCTCCAGGAGGCGCTGACCAACGTGATGCGCCATGCCCAGGCGCACAGCGTGGAGATCGAACTGGTGCACGAGCACGGGCAACTGCGCCTGACCGTCAGCGATGACGGGCAAGGCTTTTGCCGCAACCAGCCCCGGCCTGCGTCGTTCGGCCTGGTAGGTGTACGGGAGCGGGTGCTGATGCTGGGCGGCAGCATGGCGCTGGACAGTGAACCGGGCGAAGGCACCAGCCTGAGCGTGGCCATTCCGTTGAAGTAG
- the surA gene encoding peptidylprolyl isomerase SurA → MKTKLIDRLRPALLGVALLSGAVHAAVQPLDRVVAIVDNDVVMQSQLDQRIHEVQQTIAKRGGGVPPTGALEQQVLERLIVENLQLQIGERSGIRITDEELNQAIGTIAQRNGMSLDQFRAALARDGLSFDDAREQVKREMIISRVRQRRVAERIQVSEQEVKNYLNSDLGKMQMSEEYRLANILIPTPEAASSDDIQKAARKVGDLYQQLRQGADFGQVAIANSASENALEGGEMGWRKAGQLPPDFAKMLSSMPVGEITQPIRIPNGFIILKLEEKRGGSENVLRDEVHVRHILIKPSEIRSEAATEQLAERLYERIKNGEDFGELAKSFSEDPGSALNGGDLNWVDPNSLVPEFREQMANATQGEVTRPFKTQYGWHVLEVLGRRATDSTEQAREQQAMNVLRNRKYDEELQTWLRQIRDEAYVEIKLPGADQATQ, encoded by the coding sequence GTGAAGACCAAGCTTATTGATCGACTGCGTCCAGCGTTGCTGGGCGTTGCATTGCTGAGTGGCGCGGTGCATGCCGCGGTGCAACCTCTTGATCGCGTGGTGGCCATCGTCGACAACGACGTGGTCATGCAAAGCCAGCTGGACCAGCGCATCCATGAGGTGCAGCAGACCATCGCCAAACGTGGCGGCGGCGTGCCGCCAACGGGCGCCCTGGAACAGCAGGTGCTGGAGCGCCTGATCGTCGAGAACCTGCAGCTGCAGATCGGCGAACGCTCCGGTATCCGCATCACTGACGAAGAGCTGAACCAGGCCATCGGCACCATTGCCCAGCGCAATGGCATGTCGCTGGACCAGTTCCGTGCCGCCCTGGCCCGCGACGGCCTGTCGTTCGACGACGCCCGCGAGCAGGTCAAGCGCGAGATGATCATCAGCCGCGTGCGCCAGCGCCGCGTGGCCGAGCGCATCCAGGTGTCCGAGCAGGAAGTGAAGAACTACCTCAACTCCGACCTGGGCAAGATGCAGATGTCGGAAGAGTACCGCCTGGCCAACATCCTGATCCCGACGCCGGAAGCGGCCAGCTCGGACGATATCCAGAAGGCTGCACGCAAGGTCGGTGACCTGTACCAGCAACTGCGCCAGGGCGCCGACTTCGGCCAGGTGGCGATTGCCAACTCAGCCAGCGAGAACGCCCTGGAAGGCGGCGAGATGGGATGGCGCAAAGCCGGCCAGTTGCCACCGGACTTCGCCAAGATGCTCAGCAGCATGCCGGTTGGCGAAATCACCCAGCCGATCCGCATCCCCAACGGCTTCATCATCCTCAAGCTCGAGGAGAAGCGTGGCGGCAGCGAGAACGTGCTGCGTGACGAAGTGCACGTGCGCCATATCCTGATCAAGCCGAGCGAAATCCGCAGCGAAGCGGCCACCGAGCAACTGGCCGAGCGCCTGTACGAGCGTATCAAGAACGGCGAAGACTTCGGCGAACTGGCGAAGAGCTTCTCGGAAGACCCGGGCTCGGCGCTCAACGGCGGCGACCTCAACTGGGTGGACCCGAACAGCCTGGTACCGGAGTTCCGCGAGCAGATGGCCAACGCCACCCAAGGCGAAGTCACCCGTCCGTTCAAGACCCAGTACGGCTGGCATGTCCTGGAAGTGCTGGGCCGCCGCGCCACCGACAGCACCGAGCAGGCTCGCGAACAGCAGGCCATGAACGTATTGCGCAATCGCAAGTACGACGAAGAGCTGCAGACCTGGCTGCGCCAGATTCGCGACGAAGCCTACGTTGAAATCAAGCTGCCTGGCGCTGACCAGGCCACCCAGTGA